One genomic region from Bacteroidales bacterium encodes:
- a CDS encoding ATP-dependent Clp protease ATP-binding subunit: MEAKFSQRVKDVLNYSREEALRLENDYIGVEHLILGILREGEGLAVQILNYLGVDLKKYRGTIETSIGKQGAAIKGEKKMVNLPLVKQAERALKLTYLEAKLFNSDLIGTEHLLLAILKDEDNIVTQAFASLGVDYENVREELQAIMTGNHPDKTEESSANQQSGPVDEFPGSMDDDFEEGRGFEKQSKKPGETKSKTPVLDNFGRDLTKAAEDNRLDPIVGREKELERIAQILSRRKKNNPILIGEPGVGKSAIAEGLALRIVERKVSRALFNKRVITLDLASIVAGTKYRGQFEERMKAVLNELEKNPDIILFIDEIHTIVGAGNASGSLDASNMFKPALARGEIQCIGATTLDEYRQYIEKDGALERRFQKVLVDPTTAEETAVILNNIKEKYEDHHLVKYTDDAIKACVHLTNRYISDRYLPDKAIDALDEAGSRVHITNMHVPSQIIQIESRIEEVKTEKAKAIGAQKFEEAARFRDLERKLLQELEVEKKKWEEDSRINREAVSEENVAEVVAMMTGIPIKRIAQTEGNRLVKMEFELQESIIGQDDAIQKVVSSIRRNRAGLKDPNKPIGSFIFLGPTGVGKTYLAKVLARYLFDSEEALIRIDMSEYMEKFSVSRLVGAPPGYVGYEEGGQLTEKVRRKPYSIVLLDEIEKAHPDVYHLLLQVLDDGIITDSLGRRIDFKNTIIIMTSNIGSRQLKDFGLGVGFNTAARETSKGKHSQSVIENALKKTFAPEFLNRIDDVVIFDHLEREDIHKIIDIELRHLYKRVREIGYTIEISEKAKDFIVEKGWDAQYGARPLKRAIQKYVEDPLAEEIIKTNLAEGDHIMVDMEEGKDELIIGINKEKVVAEKQLPSAN; encoded by the coding sequence ATGGAAGCAAAATTTTCACAACGCGTTAAGGATGTCCTTAATTACAGCCGGGAAGAAGCTTTGCGTCTGGAGAACGATTATATTGGAGTTGAACATCTGATACTTGGCATTCTTCGCGAAGGCGAAGGTCTGGCCGTACAAATATTAAATTATCTGGGAGTCGATCTGAAGAAATACCGGGGTACCATCGAAACTTCTATCGGGAAACAGGGTGCAGCCATTAAAGGTGAGAAAAAAATGGTGAATCTGCCTTTGGTAAAGCAAGCCGAACGTGCGCTCAAGCTTACCTATCTCGAAGCCAAACTCTTTAACAGCGATCTTATCGGCACCGAGCATCTGCTCCTGGCCATTCTCAAAGATGAAGACAACATTGTGACGCAGGCTTTTGCCTCGTTGGGTGTTGATTACGAAAATGTAAGGGAAGAATTACAGGCCATTATGACAGGCAACCATCCCGACAAGACCGAAGAGAGCAGCGCTAATCAGCAATCAGGACCGGTGGATGAATTTCCCGGATCGATGGACGACGACTTTGAAGAAGGCCGTGGCTTTGAAAAGCAAAGTAAAAAGCCCGGTGAAACGAAATCAAAGACTCCTGTTCTCGACAATTTTGGCCGCGACCTTACCAAGGCTGCCGAAGATAACCGGCTCGATCCCATCGTGGGCCGCGAAAAAGAACTCGAGCGCATTGCACAGATTTTAAGCCGGCGCAAGAAAAACAATCCTATCCTGATTGGTGAACCAGGCGTAGGCAAAAGCGCCATCGCCGAAGGGCTGGCATTGCGAATAGTAGAACGAAAAGTGTCGCGGGCTTTGTTCAACAAAAGAGTTATAACCCTCGACCTGGCCTCTATTGTAGCAGGTACCAAGTACCGCGGCCAGTTTGAAGAACGTATGAAAGCTGTTCTGAATGAGCTGGAAAAAAACCCTGACATCATTCTTTTCATCGATGAGATACACACCATTGTGGGTGCCGGTAATGCTTCCGGTTCGCTGGATGCATCCAATATGTTTAAACCTGCGCTGGCACGTGGCGAGATACAATGTATCGGTGCCACTACCCTCGACGAATATCGTCAGTACATTGAGAAAGATGGTGCGCTGGAGCGCAGATTTCAGAAAGTGCTGGTCGATCCGACCACTGCTGAAGAAACTGCCGTCATCCTGAATAATATTAAGGAAAAGTACGAAGACCACCACCTGGTGAAGTATACTGATGATGCCATTAAAGCATGTGTGCATCTTACCAATCGGTACATCAGCGATCGTTATCTGCCCGACAAAGCCATCGATGCACTCGATGAGGCCGGCTCGCGCGTACACATTACCAACATGCATGTGCCGTCGCAAATTATCCAAATTGAAAGCCGTATCGAAGAGGTGAAAACTGAAAAAGCCAAAGCCATCGGCGCGCAGAAATTTGAGGAAGCCGCACGGTTTAGAGATCTGGAGCGCAAACTGCTGCAGGAGCTGGAGGTGGAAAAGAAAAAATGGGAAGAAGATTCACGCATCAATCGTGAAGCAGTGTCAGAAGAAAATGTGGCCGAGGTAGTGGCCATGATGACAGGCATTCCCATCAAGCGTATCGCACAAACGGAGGGCAACCGCCTGGTGAAAATGGAGTTTGAACTACAGGAATCAATAATTGGTCAGGATGATGCAATCCAAAAAGTGGTTAGTTCCATCCGCCGTAACCGCGCCGGACTAAAAGACCCGAACAAACCTATTGGAAGTTTCATCTTCTTGGGACCGACAGGCGTTGGTAAAACATATCTGGCAAAAGTGTTGGCACGCTACCTTTTCGATTCAGAGGAAGCACTTATCCGCATCGACATGAGCGAGTATATGGAGAAATTCTCCGTTTCGCGCCTGGTGGGTGCTCCTCCGGGATATGTTGGATACGAAGAAGGCGGACAGCTTACCGAGAAAGTGAGACGCAAGCCCTACTCCATCGTACTGCTCGACGAGATAGAAAAAGCACACCCCGACGTGTATCACCTCCTTCTTCAGGTACTCGACGACGGTATTATTACCGACAGCCTGGGGCGTCGTATCGACTTCAAGAATACCATCATCATCATGACCTCCAACATCGGGTCACGTCAACTGAAAGATTTTGGCCTTGGTGTGGGCTTTAACACCGCGGCACGCGAAACATCAAAAGGAAAACATTCGCAAAGTGTGATCGAAAACGCTTTGAAAAAAACCTTTGCCCCTGAGTTTCTCAACCGTATCGACGACGTCGTAATCTTCGACCATCTGGAGCGTGAAGATATTCATAAGATCATCGACATTGAGCTTCGTCACCTTTACAAACGCGTGAGAGAAATTGGCTACACCATCGAAATTTCGGAAAAGGCCAAAGATTTCATCGTCGAAAAAGGATGGGATGCCCAATACGGTGCACGTCCGCTGAAGAGGGCCATACAGAAATATGTAGAAGATCCGCTTGCCGAAGAGATCATTAAAACTAATCTCGCCGAAGGCGACCACATCATGGTAGATATGGAGGAAGGAAAAGATGAACTGATAATAGGTATCAATAAAGAAAAGGTTGTAGCCGAAAAACAGTTGCCATCCGCCAATTAA